The DNA segment GCCCCACACTCCCAAAAACTAGTTCTAACAAGACTCTTACACTCGGgcatatttgaaaaacaaacctcGGGGTCCGTTCCCTTTGAGAGGCGGAGGACGCCACAGGCACGGGTGGGAACAGTGCTCAGTGCATCTGCCTGTGATCCCCGTGAACGTACCTCACCACACCACCTCATACACCAACTGACAGCCCGAACCACCGCCATGACGACCTGCTCCATAGCAACCACCGTTGCCTTGGTGACCTGCTCCTTAGCAACTGCCATCGCTCTCAGCAACAGGCAGGTCACATGGGCGGGTCACACACTAACTGCTCTCACACTGCCACAcccccatctcctcctcctctctttgcaAACAGGACTCCGCAGCTTGGAGGAAAGAATTCCACATTTAGGTGAACGTTTTGAGTGAAGCACCCCACGTCccatccacccctccctcccatacacactcacatcacCCCAATTTGAATTATGTGCTATGGCAGATCACATTAAGTCAAATCTCCCTGtgagtgcctgtgtgtgttttagctttACTGAAGGTACAAGCAAAGTAAAGCACACACAGCACTAGGCCTGTCTACATCAGTCCCAATCtaattttaatttctaaaaacattCAAGATTCTGCAGACCTGGTTGCTTGTCTGCAAATGATTGCAATGTAGCATCAAGACTGCAGAATACCACAATGATGACTACTGTCTGAGTATAACAAGTAATATAATCATTAATCCACCCTTTCCCCTGAATACCGTCATATTGCGTCCAAGTTTGGGTTAAGACTCGGCTCCGTTGTCCTCTGGTGATTTAGGTCTACTCTTGGAtttggacctggacctggatttTGACCCTCTGTTGGAAGGCGGGGTTCGACTTCTTGACTTGGATCTGGAGCGGGAGCGAGACCTGGAGGGAGACTTTGACTTGCTCCGTCTGGGGGTTCTGGACTTGGATTTGGACTTAGACTTAGACTTGGACCTGGACCTTGACCTGGATCTGGAGTAAGAGCGAGACCTAGAGCGGCTGTAGTGGTGGCGGCTCCTGGATCGGGAACGGCTTCTGCTTCTAGAGCGGCTGCGGCTTCGTCTGCGGCGGCGGGGGCTGGCTGACCGGCTGTggttagagagagaaacatttcaaTAATATGGCCAGAgcaaggcaaaaataaaatagaaactgAGAACTAAATGGcaggaaataaatataaaaataaagaaataattaatatatatgtatatatctcTTTGGGTTTTAAACTGTTATTTGGGCCAAACAACTTCACCTAGGGCTTTAGcaacttgtcatttttcagtATTGCTGATCCTCTATAAACTAAACACTTAAGTATATGATCTGTAGATTAACTCAAAACGTAAACAGTTTAAGTCCTTGTAAACTGTATAAACGTATGTAAATTAAAGCAGTGAATACAATAATAACCAGATTATGGTTAGCATTGTGTGCTGTTGGCCTGCAAGTATCGTTAGAAATGTTAAGGCTTACTTATTGCTACATAGTAAACAAGGAGGAAATGCTTCTAAACTACTTTCGTTTAGTGGGCCATGTGCTCCTATCCTTCATAAAACTATTCCCTAGCCAAAGCTAAACAGCCCACTATTACCTCCTGCTTCTGCGACCGTACCCTCCATATCTGCGTGGCGGAGCACCTCTCCGGCTGTACATTGAGTCCGGTGGTCGTCCGTAGCGGGCCATCTGCACCCGAAGCTCCCGCCCGTCGAGCAGCGCGCCGTCCATAGCGTCCATGGCGTCCTCGGCGTCGCGCTTGTCGAGGAACCGTACGAAGGCGAAGCCGCGGCTCTCCTTGGTGTACCTATCCCGGGGGATATATACATCCCCCACACGGCCATACTTCTCAAAAACTCGACGCAAGGTCTCCGGCGAAGTTCGGTAAGTCAGGTTGTCCACTTTGAGGGAGGTCATTCCCTCCACGTCTGGTGGCGGCCTTCCGTagctcattttcttcttctccaagCAACAGCAAAGGCCACTTGAAAGACAAACTGCTAGGCCCTACCGTTTGTTATAACGGCTGCTTTGGTTCCTAAGTCTCCAGTTGGCGAATGTAATTCAAATTCTGCCTGATTTATTCTAAACGTTCGGCCCTTGACGTTGCTCGTTCCGCGCTGCTTTCACGTGAAATGGCGGCAATAAAGCTTCCTTCTCCCCTTTCTTTGCGCTCCTGTTGGCCTCGTCTGATTGGCGGTTCGGCTGCTCACCTTCCTTCACACAAACTGCGACTCTGCCCTCTGTCGACGGGGAGGCATTTCAACAGCACCGTTACTCTGCCTTTATTGCATTTAGTTTCATTACATCAACATTACAGCATCCTACTAGTTATTGGTCATGACTTAACGATTGTTTTTTCTCGTTAAACAATCACTGACATAGTTCTGATTCCTGGCTCGTCGTATAATTCCCACAGTTTGATTTCTGTGACACTACTTGTTGCGAAAAAAGCTTTAgattcttcttttttaatctttattttttttgtcttccctgTTGTTAGGTTAAACTGTTCGGTTTTTACAGACATTTTCACTCATGTTTGGAGGATTCAAACATTTTCGGCACGGTGTGAATTCCACGGAGGCGTCCTCTGCACTGCAGTCAGCGGGTTGGTCGGCACTAGCTGCggctgctggagagagagagagggggactgCGCAAAAACCACGGTCCGGATTTGTGCCTAACTGACGTCATGGGGAGCCACAGACCTCTTTGACAGGATCCAGCAAAGACAAGCACCGGGGATACATGACCAACATCCAGTGGGCCGGGAGATGTCGACGACCACATCGCTGTTTTGTGCCACACACTCGCctgtaaactaaaaaaaataaaaagtaaagacagGCAGGCACGGAGATTTCGCTTCGGCCGATTGTGCGACTGCGGCGCACCATGAGAGCGCCTCGCCGCTGTTAACGGCTGTTTTCTGCCTCAAAACGAGCTGCACTGTTGACCAGGGGAGAGATAAGCAGCCAGAGAACAACAACTAATCCCCGGGACGGTCACATTCACGGCGGGGCTTGGACCCAACAGAAATGGACAGGGCAGCACGAACTGGATTAAATGATAGGGAATAAAGAGACGCCGCGAACAAAGCGAGCCTGAAGTGTTATGCCCGTTAACCCGTGTGGTCTTCATTTGACTGGAAATGGGAGCTTTAACAAGCAGACAAAACATAGGCGTGGAAGAAGTGGACATTCCGTCCAATTCGGTGTACCGCTATCCACCGAAATCTGGTAAGTCACCGAACAACAGGTCAGACCGGGGGGTGGGTATCTGTTACATGATCCACAGCGTACTGCAGATGATTTATTTTGTGCTATAAACGCATAGGGGCAAACGAAAAGTAAGCCTAGGCATCATCACCATACCTTGGTTGCTGACAGGCCTACAGGGCATTTCGGCCTTTAACCTGGAGTAGCTAcctgtggagagagggagggtccATACCTGATTTTTTCTAAGTCTCCAATCAACCGATTATCCCCTTAACGTATTCACATTGAACTTTgctttcacttcattttaatttattacattttatccTGTATTCTAATTTATTTCTGACACTGCAGCTTTGATGTAATCTCCATGGAAGGCTCCCCATAGGGACTATGTGTATTCTGAATCCCACTAAATATCAACAAATGTATACAAGTAATCATTTatgttataaatataatatgcTAATCTGTTTGCTGAACTGGGATCAGCTCTTATCTTGGTGCATTTATGAGCATCTGTTAGTAGGGAGCTGGACTTGGCTTTATAGCTTCATGATGATGCCACAGTCtgcctgtaaaataaataagtgatgATGGATCCCAAGagcatacaaataaaaagaccgATCTCCATCAGCAGTAGAGATGCTATATTCATGAAAGCAATATGTTTGTTCAGTGTAAATGAGCTTCTTAAATTACGATATTAGCAGCCAATGATTGATATCATTATCCTTTAATTTCAAGATTagtttttcaatataaaatgtaacaaCAGTGAAATGTGTCCACCACAATTTCCCTAATGTGACAGCTtcagattgtttattttgtccaaccagcagtcctaaacccaaagacattcacaTTTGTAACCAGAGCAGATGCTTGAACCTgtgactttacatttttaaagcaaaaatgccaataaGTCGCAACTTCGACGATTATTAATATAGTTGCTGCTTAATGttctaatcgattaatcaacaACTTGATCAGATTATGAGTCCCGTTCACTTAGTCTTTGATCAGTTATTTACTAACTAAAATAATAGCTTTGctaaatatatattgtgtagTATTAAGGCAAAGCTTGTAGCTTGTACTGCTGTTTGCTTTAAGATAACATACACACTGGTGGATTTGATAGGCTTAagattaaataaaggtttttgttttcatattattaCTTAAAATCAGGCGATGCAATGGAACCTGTATCAGAACAATTCAGACAATTGCTAACCCAACTATCCATAAAGAGTAGGGCTGGCTATATGGTCAGGTCACAGACTGTTCTTTAGACTTTGAATTGACCtatgtgtgttttgaatttgtcTTTGTATTGTTCCTCtatgtgacattttgtgattGCGGTGCTGCATTCAGCTCCCAATTGGGTTTTTAGAACTAATCCAATATTACCGTCAAAATCGTATTGTGAAGATATAATGTTATTGCTTTTCTATCATAAGCAAAGacataaagtaaattaaaatcTCTCAAAAAATGAGATGTGAAATAGAATCAGGGAATATAAGTAGTGTTTTATTGTACGTAGACGTGATGTGTTGGGCTATATACCCATATCACAATGATATCTTAGATTTATAGTGATATTATATACTGGAGACAGaatggaagggaaaaaaaaaattgttgacTTGTAGCTGCCATTAGCCCTCCTCTCACCACAGTTCAGGGGAATTAGTCACAGGATTTATGAATTTGTGCTATAACGGTCCTGGCTGCAGCCTGaaggagtggtggtggtggtggtggtgttgggagGAAGGTGGTGGCAATGGCTGCCGGTGAAACTGATCTATCAGACCCAGTTCCTGTCTGTGGGATCTGGTGACAAAGCCTCGACCCAGCTTGCCTCTCCCACCTACTGTAAATAATGATAAggtaatgagagagagagagagagagagagagagagagagagagagagagagagagagagagaaagacagagatagcATCGTCATTGGAGCTTTTTTTAGTTCATGATTTGTCATGTTATGGAGCTTTAAGGTCAGAGCATCCAAACCCCTTCATTCTCTCCAGTATTAATAAGTGTGAAGGAAAACAGAGTCTGATTCAGCTCAGCGATGCCCTCCCAGCAGGAATACGACTTTGACCGTCCAGCATGTATTTAAAGCCTCGAAACCACCATTACAGTCTTATGATATTAGCCCACCCTGTGATTAAAGGGCAGAACATCTATTTAGTCTTGTTGTCATGAAACCATACTCTTGGTAAACAGGTGAACAAGCTGCATGCCGATGACCCAAATTCAGTCAGTAAACCTTCACCAGTCTTTTTCAGGGCTTCGTTTGTCTTCTTGAAATAAAGCAGCTCTAGCTTTTCCCATAATTTTTAGTCTCACCTGCCACCTGTACCTGTTTATTCCAGGATAGATTCCTGTACAGCTCActctttgttggttttggtgttgGAGATCAAGCAGTGTGAGATTATTTGGCCGTATCGGTGGTGACAGGAGGTATCTGTGGCTAACGGTGCCAGCTGAATGGTTCAAATATTAAACGGAAATGTTAATGTTTCATGCCAGTGAAGTGCCAGATGCTCTGGCTTTGCAACTGGAAATAGAATGactgcaaaaaaatgtcagttctAACCCGTTTGTCAATTTATATTTCTTAAACTGAATTGCCCTGTCTTTGCTCTATTGTTCAAGTAGCTGAAATACGCTGGAGATGAGGGCAAAGATCTGGAACCAGACAAAATTGTTTCCAATATTTTCTTTactacataaaacataataatgtagCGCAGCAATCTGCCCGTGCTGTCTTGTTTCGAGAGACCGTCAGGACAGTTTCTAACAGCTGAATTTTTGTGTTTAAGGAAAAGCCTTGAAAGGTAATGAGACCAATGTTTCTGACAATGTACAAAATAtgctgtttccagtttttaagTATAGTTTTTCTTGATTCAACACTCtataaatgagattttaagACGGAATAAAAGAATAACAACCCCTATAAAGGAATTCAAAGCAGGTTTAAATGCACCAAATTATTCACAGCTGccacactgtgttttttatttagctcTCTTTCCTTCAAATGATTGTTCTAATCTCAGGTGATGTGTATTGAGTTTCTCGTGTTTAAAAGtgaatctgtctgtgtgcagggAGTTACTTCGCCAGCCATTTCATCATGGGAGGAGAGAAGTTTGACTCCACCCATCCGGAGGGTTACCTGTTCGGGGAGAACACAGACCTTAACTTCCTGGGGACCAGACCTGTAGCGGTAGGTATTCTTACACACTAACAGCTAgatcaaatgtgaaaaacgcAGACGATCTCACCACAACGTTAGCCTAGTAattgttctggagctttcaatcacatcacatgatcttcctcagcgGATGGCGTTTGCACAGTTGGCAAGAAAATTGTAGATGTTTGAATTAaaattctcattttcttttagcCTTTCAAGGGAAACTTGCCCATGTTGGCCTAAAATGAAGTCgcaaaattataaattaaaagtaCATATAAAAAGAAGGGAAAAATTAAGAAAGAATCTCAGCATGGCACtggtaattattttcattattgattaatttgttgatttttttttttttagtttagttagatttttttagattataaaacatcagaaaaaagtgaaaaatgccaagatgatgtctttaaatatcttgttttgttcaaccaacagttgacaaagacatttaatttaaaacaatctaaaacagacaaaagcagcaaatcatcacatttgagaagcaaaaacagcattttttttggCCCCTGGTCGATCacctaattgattaatcaactgcTCATTTCAGCCTCAGTAAGTGTGGCTGTCTTTGCAGCCGAGACTCTTGCAGTGGCAATTATCAGGctttcacactgtcactgaTTGAAATTTATTTCAACGTCTCATCCTGTCAAGctaattaaaatggaaataacaGTCTGCCTGCTCCCTGTGCAGTAACGTTGATAAGGGACAGTTCCTCCGGAGGGTTCGTTCAACCTCATCATGAACCTGAAGGTCAAACTAATGAGAGCTGCAGATCAAAAAGAGCTCATGTCCggggaggaaagagggaatTTGACACAGACCGAACGGCTTGGAGGGAGTTAAAGTGTTTGACTAAGTGAAGCTGATATGGAGAGACTCGGCTCCATCTCTCTGTGTACTAATCTCAGTCGCACTGCTGTTTCTGTCTAGACTGGGGCTAAATTAGGAGTGCAGTTTTTCTCCCGATTATGTGGGTGTTTATAATCCTCCTGTGGGCACAGAATTCAGCTGgtgatggtgttttttttttccttgtatgTTTGACTGAAGCTTTACCAGCATTATATAATGTGTGGTGGTTTCTAAGCAGATGGTGCTGTGGAATCATAAACCCAACCGCAGTTGTTGTGTTCTCGGTCTCCTGCACCACTATACAAATATGATAATGAGTGGGGCTATGTTTAGGGATTTTCAGAAACTCCTGTCCGAAGCCCAGGAATATCCAGAATGGATTTAGCCTCTAAAGATGGATATGTTGGTTTGTCAGttggtccagattgaaataaATCAACTTTTGCCTCAACTCACAATTATTAGAGTGAAATTTTGTATATTCATGGTCccaagaggatgaatcctgctgTTAAGCGGTTAAGTATGTTCATTTTTCATAACACTTACCACTGACTATAGTGTgtagcatacagtatattgtataGTATGTGGCATGGATTTGGGatgaagcatttttaaaaatttttatcattaattagcaaatgttagcgtgctaacacACTAAAGTAAGATAGAGAGCGTGGTAAATATTATACGTGCCttacatcaacatgttagcattgtcattgtgggAAGGTTAGCATGTCTtgagcatttagctcagagTGCCACTGTATctagtacagcctcacagagcctcTAGCATGGTGGTTGAAATGATCTTTTCAGAAAATGTCTACTTTCGTTAGCTTGTCTGTCCAATTTATGATTATTAAGTCACAAGAGACTTGAATTCTTAGAAAAATACTCACCTGTATATGAAAAGGAAAATTGTCTGATCTCTTTAATTTACTTTGAGCATGTGTGAGAAAATACAGACCGATTTCTAATATAAGACCTACAGTGTTGCCTGTGAGTTTCCAGTGAATGGCTCTTTTCAGCATCTGTTACcccgtgtgtgtgcgtgtgtgtgtgtgtgtttgtttgtgtggtttacGGGCGTGACTCCTGCTGAGCCCAGATGTGTAATAGTACTGAATATGGTGCCATTCAGAGCCGCACAAACACCCTTATCCCCACGCACAGATGAGGGGTTGTAGTGTGGAGGTATCTGACCACATCCTGAATGTTTCCTCaaaccacctcctctctccctttacGCTCAGTCAGCGACTTCTGgcttcaaacacacaacaacagagtgCCAAGACGTGAACCACAATTTGGGTCAAGTTCAAAGATTGAAAAAGCAGAAAGTTTATCCATTCATGGAAGGTATTTTACATCCTTATCTGTGACTTGATGTTATCAAAAATCTCCAGATGCGGCAAACTTCGCCCATCTGGTCCTCCTTCCTTACCGGCTTGAAAATGAAGACACACTCCGTCTGACCCTGGACTCCTGTGGTCCTGTGTGTGCAGAAAAGTGCCAAACAGTGTCTGAAGTGTCAGCCTTGTCCCTGGAAAGACACAGTCTGAGCAGAATTTTTTGCTCCGGCTCAGCACTTGTCAGCACGGATCTCGCTGGTGCTGACAAGACTCTTGTGTTAAGGTTAAACCTGGAGCAGCCGCGGCCATCGTGTAACCCTGAATTCCCTGCGGTAAAGAGAGGAATGTCGGGGCAGTTGAGGAAAGCTGAACACCGCTACCCTTCAGTCTCCTAACTTGTATTTTACATATACAAattgttgtttccttttttttttcttttttttttgttttcagttcccGTACGCAGCCCCTCCACCTCAGGAACCAGTAAAGACGTTACGAAGCCTTATAAACATTCGTAAGGACACACTGCGGCTCGTACGGTACGCACCTCCATCCACCTACACCCATGAGTAACCCCTCATTACACCACTGTTGTCTAAATTTATGCCAACTGAGCTATATTTAGGGAgcaaaccacaacaacaaattGAAGGGATAGTGCAGaattatacatattttttcttgtaattcgagcttttattttcttcaggcATAATTGAGTGTTACATATGACAACCAGTTTCAAAATTCaagctaaaaacaaaagcacaagaTATTTTATTCCTGGAAACAGGACAAAGTCTCACATAAGAAATATCAAAAGATGTCAAGAAAATAATGATTgactgaatatatatatatatatatatatgacttGAATATGGTCACTACATAACTTCTAACAATAAATGAATCCACCATTTTCAGATCATTGAAGCCTGAAGCTCAGAGATCTAATTCCTCTTTTATAAATGCACTTTCTTCATCGGTGAATGGAGTTTGGATCATTCTTCGATTTCTGTCCTCTGCTTAAAAAaccttcccccctcccccctttctctcccgtctcctttccctccccctAGGTGCAGTGAGGACCTGAAGCTGCCGGGTGATGAGGCGGCGGGAAAGAACAGGGCCTGCTACAACGTAGAGTTCACTTTCGACGCTGACACACAGGTGGCCATCACCATCTACTACCAGGCCATAGAGGAGTTTCACAATGGAGTGCCGGTGTAAGTGTGTTTTCTGATGGACTAATAACATTGGAtgcaatattaaaatatttgctaaaataaaataaaaaaaaacaaacatccataTCTCTAGTTTTAATCAGTAGATTTTGCCTGTTTTGACTCTGTCTATGTTGTGTAGACTGAGACGTCTTAAAATCACAGCTTTATTGATGCATGTGCTGATTTACCGCTGAACACTGCAATCAAGAGTCCGCAGTCACTCGAGATGAGCACAAATTACTTTGACTCAAATGTCGAAAATGTGTCAAATTTATTTTGGCAcgacatttttaaacatttttcccACTGCGATTTGTCTACAGCAGGTGCATCCTCCAAAGCCTCTGTGTAGGATTCTGATCCACCAGATAGatatagatacatagatagatacatactttattgatcccctgGGGGAAATTCATGGCGCTGATGCAGACTAtcttaaaggggaactccaccaattttacacattaaagtcTGTTTAGGTCTTGTGGTTTACTACTGCATATTTATAAAGTCTTTTGTGgttccagagggagctgtgcaACATCTGCCGGTCGCGTCTGAAGACTAAGAGtttggaaattaaaaagaaatctggTAAAGAAGTGAAGTCTAGCAACTTCATCTCTGTTTGAGGCTCCAGGCAGCATTTGTCTCTACTAGCATGAAATACTCAAATATATAATGGAACTGTTGTTAGTCAAGTTGCATCGTGGGAAATGTAAGCACTGGGTTTTGCCAAAGAAGGATGggagcaattaaaaaaaaaaaaagaaaagaaaaaagaaatcaatgctgttttaaaagtgtttaTTATGCGGTACTTAATGGGCGGAGTACCCTTTAAATCCGCTTTAATATCAGCCAGACATAATCGATTCCCATTAAATATAGTTTCTCCACCGTCAACACAGAATATTCATGCAAACGCTCATAAGTAATGCCAGCACGGTCTCCCATATCTTCTATATTAGTGCATCATGTATCTTGAATAAAGAGCTGAGCTCTCAATGATACAGATACGCTGACTGATCTATCGTTCACCCAAATCttgtatttaatgtgtgtgtgtgtgtgtgtgtgtgtgtgtgtgtgtgtgtgtgtgtgtgtgtgtgtgtgtgtgtgtgtgtgtgtgtgtgtgtgtgtgtgtgtgtgtgtgtgtgtgtgtgtgtgtgtgtgtttcctgcagttaCCTTCCCCAGGACAGCTCTCTGCAGTCTGAGACGGTGCACTTCAAGAGGGGAGTTTGCCAGCAGTTCTGTCTGCCCTCACACACCGTCAACCTCAGCGAATGGGCCGACGAGGAGGTaggctgtctgtctgtaggcTGCATGCTGAAGCACACGCCTGTATGAGGCTGCGCTGCGGTGTGAAAGCAGTTTCTACACATTGACGGATACATATCTGCTGTGCTaatctcctccctccctgttttCCCCcgcagctgctgtttgatatGGACAAGGAGATTTTCCCCATGGTGGTGCAGGCGGTTGTAGACGAGGGAGAAggtgagtttctgtgtgtttgagtgtcgGAAGTGAAAGTGCAGTCGCACAATTTAAAGCATTAATTTATTGTCCGCTGGCTTCAATCTCTGCAGAACATTTGGGACACTCTCACATACTGCTGGCTACATTTGAAAAGGTAAGAAAGAAGCTCTTTATCAGAGCCGGTGGAATTGTGGCAGGAATTTGCTGTGGTGCAAACACTGCCAAGGCTCTCACATAGAGAAATAATTGATTTATGGTTTGAGTTTAGatattttctggttccagcttctaaaatctgggtgttttcagcttctctcagttttatatcactgtaaatgtaatgtCTTTGGGTTATGAATAACTGATAACAGTGTAAAGGCTTTTACAGCCTGGCAATGATGAAACAATTCACAGTGTCAGTGATGATATGTATTGATTAAATACATCATTATTGATGATATGGTGGTGGTTGTGAAGTTGACTACTGCTGCTCTCAAGAGATATTTaacttatatttatatattaattaaagaaaaaaactgagaaacagGTGAGAGTGCCGAGGCTGCGGCAGCAGTTTCATTAGAAGTACCTCTgaaattaattttacattttagccCCTTGAACCacgaaaacaaaacatttaagatAAATACAGATTTTATGATAATTGGTACCATGATATTACATTAACCAAATTGCCAAGCTTATGTTTGTAGGCTAACCTGACTCTAGACAGGATgattaataatcaataaatgttAAACTAACAACTCTACTGCAGTTAAACCTGCGGGTTGTGTGTGGCGTAAcgtctttatttttcttgctcATTAGCAAAGACTCCAAACCCTCATTTCTTAAAggaaactgcagcagaggaaaaccTCATATCTGACCTCAGACATGAACATGTAGGGgtttgtgtacagtatatgaattAAAGATAcgtaaattaataataaattaaataatataatgtacagttgtttctttcttttgcagCACATGGACGGGAGCTACTGTGTGAAGCCTCTGAAGCAGAAACAAGTGGTAAATACACAATAcgcttttccttctctctttccttccttcctccttttgtgtaacttttttttatgattttgaaaGACAAAGATACACCAAGGCTTTATTTTGAACATCACGCCTCACCCACGAGACCTGCTGCCTTTATTCTTTAACATGTTCCTATTCCCAGGTGGATGGAGTGAGTTATCTGCTGCAGGAGATCTATGGGATAGAGAACAAATACAACAGCCAAGAATCAAAGGTAAGTATCAGATGACAGGAAAGATCTTTCCATCTGCTCCTCTTTGAGTGCATCAGAAGTGACGGTTCTCTTTCTTCctaaagtttaattttttttttttgtctccaggTTGCTGACGATGAGATCAGTGACAACAGCGCcgagtgtgtggtgtgtttgtcgGATGTGCGAGACACACTCATCCTGCCGTGCAGACACCTGTGTCTCTGTAACGCCTGTGCAGACACGCTGCGCTACCAGGCCAACTGCTGCCCCATCTGCAGACTGCGTGAGCTCGCTTTAACCTCTTCCCAAAATGAGACGCCAGCTGTTTGAGAAATGCTtttgaaaacctgaaaaaaaaacaccagtaaaATAGAAAGTTGCGTGTTTGATCTCATGCAATATGTATTTAAGGCGTTCCTGCACCGAGGCAGACAACAATAGCTAACTGATTTTTCATCGCTGACTgaccactgcagcagaggaaacgtTGTAGTGTAACGTCTAGGAAAAGCAGGTGTAAAATC comes from the Seriola aureovittata isolate HTS-2021-v1 ecotype China chromosome 21, ASM2101889v1, whole genome shotgun sequence genome and includes:
- the srsf2a gene encoding serine and arginine rich splicing factor 2a isoform X2, with product MSYGRPPPDVEGMTSLKVDNLTYRTSPETLRRVFEKYGRVGDVYIPRDRYTKESRGFAFVRFLDKRDAEDAMDAMDGALLDGRELRVQMARYGRPPDSMYSRRGAPPRRYGGRSASPRRRRRSRSRSRSRSRSRSRSRHHYSRSRSRSYSRSRSRSRSKSKSKSKSKSRTPRRSKSKSPSRSRSRSRSKSRSRTPPSNRGSKSRSRSKSKSRPKSPEDNGAES
- the srsf2a gene encoding serine and arginine rich splicing factor 2a isoform X1 is translated as MSYGRPPPDVEGMTSLKVDNLTYRTSPETLRRVFEKYGRVGDVYIPRDRYTKESRGFAFVRFLDKRDAEDAMDAMDGALLDGRELRVQMARYGRPPDSMYSRRGAPPRRYGGYGRRSRSRSASPRRRRRSRSRSRSRSRSRSRSRHHYSRSRSRSYSRSRSRSRSKSKSKSKSKSRTPRRSKSKSPSRSRSRSRSKSRSRTPPSNRGSKSRSRSKSKSRPKSPEDNGAES
- the rnf157 gene encoding E3 ubiquitin ligase RNF157 isoform X6 → MGALTSRQNIGVEEVDIPSNSVYRYPPKSGSYFASHFIMGGEKFDSTHPEGYLFGENTDLNFLGTRPVAFPYAAPPPQEPVKTLRSLINIRKDTLRLVRCSEDLKLPGDEAAGKNRACYNVEFTFDADTQVAITIYYQAIEEFHNGVPVYLPQDSSLQSETVHFKRGVCQQFCLPSHTVNLSEWADEELLFDMDKEIFPMVVQAVVDEGEEHLGHSHILLATFEKHMDGSYCVKPLKQKQVVDGVSYLLQEIYGIENKYNSQESKVADDEISDNSAECVVCLSDVRDTLILPCRHLCLCNACADTLRYQANCCPICRLPFRALLQIRAMRKKLSPLSPTSFNPVITSQTSDSEEHSASEHIPPGYEVVSLLEALNGPLNTSSVAPAPLHSGPSHVSGALPPYSSEPHPAPARSLSPLDHSNSSQGLKLKKSGSKSLSQNSSVLPEEEDEKSCSESEACRHKLVVDQQECGVTPDSENLTLSSSGAIDQSSCTGTPLSSTITSPEDPVSSSLAQSVMSMASSHSQHSHISTDTMSSMSGSYLAGAEGEPGGEEGGDDVEGEENQDAPMESRGPSQQDGEFSREPKEQNYSVAVEEQDSEGNDVTEEDCSSPSNGKDEESCPVHIED
- the rnf157 gene encoding E3 ubiquitin ligase RNF157 isoform X5, whose amino-acid sequence is MGALTSRQNIGVEEVDIPSNSVYRYPPKSGSYFASHFIMGGEKFDSTHPEGYLFGENTDLNFLGTRPVAFPYAAPPPQEPVKTLRSLINIRKDTLRLVRCSEDLKLPGDEAAGKNRACYNVEFTFDADTQVAITIYYQAIEEFHNGVPVYLPQDSSLQSETVHFKRGVCQQFCLPSHTVNLSEWADEELLFDMDKEIFPMVVQAVVDEGEEHLGHSHILLATFEKHMDGSYCVKPLKQKQVVDGVSYLLQEIYGIENKYNSQESKVADDEISDNSAECVVCLSDVRDTLILPCRHLCLCNACADTLRYQANCCPICRLPFRALLQIRAMRKKLSPLSPTSFNPVITSQTSDSEEHSASEHIPPGYEVVSLLEALNGPLNTSSVAPAPLHSGPSHVSGALPPYSSEPHPAPARSLSPLDHSNSSQGLKLKKSGSKSLSQNSSVLPEEEDEKSCSESEACRHKLVVDQQECGVTPDSENLTLSSSGAIDQSSCTGTPLSSTITSPEDPVSSSLAQSVMSMASSHSQHSHISTDTMSSMSGSYLAGAEGEPGGEEGGDDVEGEENQDAPMESRGPSQQDGEFSREPKEQNYSVAVEEQDSEGNDVTEEDCSSPSNGKALQSASVALPAAS